A region from the Acanthopagrus latus isolate v.2019 chromosome 8, fAcaLat1.1, whole genome shotgun sequence genome encodes:
- the rgma gene encoding repulsive guidance molecule A isoform X1, with protein MLWTNNFVGREDSVVVEQVCTSRERSEVRPRAGWMVMGKRGRPSALDVCRVLAVFLSLFPAVSLQCKILKCNSEFWASTSNSGPEEEFCTALRAYNSCVRRTARTCRGDLAYHSAQHGIEDLMSQHNCSKEGPTSQPRARTPVPPPSPPLLPDSQERSDGPEVCHYERSLPRNTAPPNYTHCGFFGDPHLRTFGDDFQTCKVEGAWPLIHNKYLSVQVTNTPVVPGSPATATSKLTIIFKNFQECVDQKMYHAETDELPAAFADGSKNGGDRHGANTLRVVEKVPGQHVEIQARYIGTTIVVRQVGRYLTFAVRMPEEVVNSVEEGDVQDLYLCLHGCPVNQRIDFRNFRARAAEAHSTSRTRAQGFTYQSAKDKCKDRLPVEDLYFQSCVFDLLSSGDINFTMAAYYAFEDVKMLHSNSKRHHIFENVIRNSAAQKGKDLLSLFLLNLLAVVLWIECCTAHL; from the exons ATGCTGTGGACTAACAACTTTGTGGGTCGTGAAGACTCGGTCGTCGTCGAACAAGTCTGCACGTCGAG GGAGAGGAGTGAAGTGCGACCCCGAGCTGGATGGATGGTTATGGGGAAAAGAGGAAGACCCTCGGCGCTTGACGTGTGCAGAGTCCTCGCCGTGTTTCTCTCACTCTTCCCCGCCG TGAGTCTGCAGTGCAAGATCCTCAAGTGTAACTCCGAATTTTGGGCGTCCACCTCAAACTCTGGGCCAGAGGAGGAGTTTTGCACAGCACTGCGAGCGTACAACAGCTGCGTACGCCGGACCGCTCGTACCTGCAGGGGTGACTTGGCGTACCACTCCGCCCAGCATGGCATAGAAGATCTAATGAGCCAGCACAACTGCTCCAAGGAGGGGCCGACATCCCAGCCACGTGCCCGCACCCCggttcctcctccttcccctccgcTCCTGCCTGACAGCCAGGAACGCTCTGATGGACCGGAAGTGTGCCATTATGAGCGCAGTCTTCCACGCAACACAGCGCCGCCCAACTACACCCACTGTGGCTTCTTTGGAGATCCACACCTCCGGACTTTTGGTGACGACTTCCAGACGTGTAAGGTGGAAGGAGCCTGGCCGCTCATCCACAACAAGTACCTGTCTGTCCAGGTGACCAACACTCCCGTAGTGCCAGGTTCTCCAGCCACTGCCACAAGCAAG CTGACAATCATCTTTAAGAATTTCCAGGAATGTGTGGACCAGAAGATGTACCATGCAGAGACGGATGAGTTGCCAGCTGCATTCGCAGACGGATCCAAGAACGGAGGGGATCGGCACGGAGCGAACACTCTGCGCGTGGTGGAGAAGGTTCCCGGGCAGCACGTGGAGATCCAGGCCAGGTATATTGGAACAACCATAGTGGTGAGGCAGGTAGGCCGCTACTTGACCTTCGCCGTGCGGATGCCGGAGGAAGTTGTGAACTCTGTGGAGGAAGGTGACGTCCAGGACTTGTACTTGTGTCTTCATGGCTGTCCTGTCAACCAGCGCATCGACTTCAGGAACTTCAGGGCTCGAGCAGCCGAGGCCCACAGCACTAGCAGAACCAGGGCTCAAGGCTTCACCTACCAGTCTGCCAAGGACAAGTGCAAAGATCGGCTCCCAGTGGAGGATCTTTACTTTCAGTCCTGCGTGTTTGATCTGCTCTCCTCTGGAGACATAAACTTCACCATGGCAGCCTACTACGCCTTTGAGGATGTAAAAATGCTCCACTCAAACAGCAAGAGACACCACATCTTTGAAAATGTTATCCGGAACAGCGCAGCACAGAAAGGCAAAGATTTGCTTTCACTGTTCCTCCTCAACCTCCTCGCTGTCGTATTGTGGATTGAGTGCTGCACAGCTCATCTATAG
- the rgma gene encoding repulsive guidance molecule A isoform X2 — protein sequence MQSPRERSEVRPRAGWMVMGKRGRPSALDVCRVLAVFLSLFPAVSLQCKILKCNSEFWASTSNSGPEEEFCTALRAYNSCVRRTARTCRGDLAYHSAQHGIEDLMSQHNCSKEGPTSQPRARTPVPPPSPPLLPDSQERSDGPEVCHYERSLPRNTAPPNYTHCGFFGDPHLRTFGDDFQTCKVEGAWPLIHNKYLSVQVTNTPVVPGSPATATSKLTIIFKNFQECVDQKMYHAETDELPAAFADGSKNGGDRHGANTLRVVEKVPGQHVEIQARYIGTTIVVRQVGRYLTFAVRMPEEVVNSVEEGDVQDLYLCLHGCPVNQRIDFRNFRARAAEAHSTSRTRAQGFTYQSAKDKCKDRLPVEDLYFQSCVFDLLSSGDINFTMAAYYAFEDVKMLHSNSKRHHIFENVIRNSAAQKGKDLLSLFLLNLLAVVLWIECCTAHL from the exons ATGCAGTCGCCAAG GGAGAGGAGTGAAGTGCGACCCCGAGCTGGATGGATGGTTATGGGGAAAAGAGGAAGACCCTCGGCGCTTGACGTGTGCAGAGTCCTCGCCGTGTTTCTCTCACTCTTCCCCGCCG TGAGTCTGCAGTGCAAGATCCTCAAGTGTAACTCCGAATTTTGGGCGTCCACCTCAAACTCTGGGCCAGAGGAGGAGTTTTGCACAGCACTGCGAGCGTACAACAGCTGCGTACGCCGGACCGCTCGTACCTGCAGGGGTGACTTGGCGTACCACTCCGCCCAGCATGGCATAGAAGATCTAATGAGCCAGCACAACTGCTCCAAGGAGGGGCCGACATCCCAGCCACGTGCCCGCACCCCggttcctcctccttcccctccgcTCCTGCCTGACAGCCAGGAACGCTCTGATGGACCGGAAGTGTGCCATTATGAGCGCAGTCTTCCACGCAACACAGCGCCGCCCAACTACACCCACTGTGGCTTCTTTGGAGATCCACACCTCCGGACTTTTGGTGACGACTTCCAGACGTGTAAGGTGGAAGGAGCCTGGCCGCTCATCCACAACAAGTACCTGTCTGTCCAGGTGACCAACACTCCCGTAGTGCCAGGTTCTCCAGCCACTGCCACAAGCAAG CTGACAATCATCTTTAAGAATTTCCAGGAATGTGTGGACCAGAAGATGTACCATGCAGAGACGGATGAGTTGCCAGCTGCATTCGCAGACGGATCCAAGAACGGAGGGGATCGGCACGGAGCGAACACTCTGCGCGTGGTGGAGAAGGTTCCCGGGCAGCACGTGGAGATCCAGGCCAGGTATATTGGAACAACCATAGTGGTGAGGCAGGTAGGCCGCTACTTGACCTTCGCCGTGCGGATGCCGGAGGAAGTTGTGAACTCTGTGGAGGAAGGTGACGTCCAGGACTTGTACTTGTGTCTTCATGGCTGTCCTGTCAACCAGCGCATCGACTTCAGGAACTTCAGGGCTCGAGCAGCCGAGGCCCACAGCACTAGCAGAACCAGGGCTCAAGGCTTCACCTACCAGTCTGCCAAGGACAAGTGCAAAGATCGGCTCCCAGTGGAGGATCTTTACTTTCAGTCCTGCGTGTTTGATCTGCTCTCCTCTGGAGACATAAACTTCACCATGGCAGCCTACTACGCCTTTGAGGATGTAAAAATGCTCCACTCAAACAGCAAGAGACACCACATCTTTGAAAATGTTATCCGGAACAGCGCAGCACAGAAAGGCAAAGATTTGCTTTCACTGTTCCTCCTCAACCTCCTCGCTGTCGTATTGTGGATTGAGTGCTGCACAGCTCATCTATAG